One genomic segment of Labrus bergylta chromosome 17, fLabBer1.1, whole genome shotgun sequence includes these proteins:
- the LOC110005609 gene encoding endoplasmic reticulum chaperone BiP-like isoform X1: protein MGFKDFFFHILEYKQAKMKLLWVVMLVAGTVFADDDDKKDSVGTVVGIDLGTTYSCVGVFKNGRVEIIANDQGSRITPSYVAFTSEGERLIGDAAKNQLTSNPENTVFDAKRLIGRTWGDSTVQQDIKYLPFKVTEKKSKPHIQVDIGGGTMKTFAPEEISAMVLTKMKETAEAYLGKKVTDAVVTVPAYFNDAQRQATKDAATIAGLNVMRIINEPTAAAIAYGLDKRDGEKNILVFDLGGGTFDVSLLTIDNGVFEVVSTSGDTHLGGEDFDQRVMEHFIKLYKKKTGKDVRKDNRAVQKLRREVEKAKRALSAQHQAHIEIESFFEGEDFSETLTRVKFEELNMDLFRSTMKPVQKVLEDSDLKKPDIDEIVLVGGSTRIPKIQQLVKEFFNGKEPSRGINPDEAVAFGAAVQAGVLSGEEDSGDFLLLDVCPLTLGIETVGGVMTKLIPRNTGVPTKKSQIFSTASDNQPTVTIKVYEGERPLTKDNHLLGTFDLTGIPPAPRGVPQIEVTFEIDVNGILRVTAEDKGTGNKNKITITNDQNRLTPEDIERMVNDAERFADDDKKLKERIDARNELESYAYSLKNQIGDKEKLGGKLSDEDKEIIEKAVEEKIEWMESHQEAELEDFQAKKKELEEVVQPIISKLYGSAGGPPPEGAEAEQDEKDEL from the exons atgggattcaaag attttttttttcacatactgGAGTATAAACAAGCCAAGATGAAGCTGCTGTGGGTTGTAATGTTGGTGGCCGGCACCGTGTTCGCCGACGACGATGACAAGAAGGACAGCGTGGGGACTGTGGTTGGAATCGACCTCGGGACCACCTACTCATG tgTCGGAGTGTTCAAGAATGGGCGTGTGGAGATCATCGCCAATGACCAGGGTAGCCGCATCACTCCATCGTATGTGGCCTTCACCAGCGAGGGTGAGCGTCTGATTGGCGACGCTGCCAAGAACCAGCTGACGTCTAACCCTGAGAACACTGTCTTCGATGCCAAGAGGTTGATTGGGCGCACTTGGGGAGACTCGACTGTGCAGCAGGACATCAAGTACCTGCCGTTCAAA GTAACTGAGAAGAAGAGCAAGCCCCATATTCAGGTAGACATTGGTGGTGGCACGATGAAGACATTTGCTCCTGAGGAGATCTCTGCCATGGTGCTGACTAAAATGAAGGAGACTGCTGAGGCTTATTTGGGCAAGAAG GTTACAGATGCTGTGGTCACTGTCCCTGCCTATTTCAATGACGCCCAGCGTCAGGCCACTAAGGATGCTGCAACCATCGCTGGTCTGAATGTCATGAGAATCATCAATGAGCC aactgcTGCCGCCATTGCTTACGGTCTTGACAAGAGAGACGGCGAGAAGAACATTCTCGTTTTCGATCTTGGCGGTGGCACCTTCGACGTCTCCCTGCTGACCATCGACAACGGTGTGTTTGAGGTGGTGTCAACCAGTGGTGACACTCATCTTGGAGGTGAGGACTTCGACCAGCGCGTCATGGAGCACTTCATCAAGCTGTACAAGAAGAAGACCGGCAAAGATGTGCGCAAAGACAACAGGGCAGTGCAGAAGCTGCGTCGTGAGGTCGAGAAGGCAAAGAGGGCGCTGTCCGCTCAGCACCAGGCCCACATTGAGATCGAGTCCTTCTTTGAGGGAGAGGACTTCTCTGAGACCCTGACCCGTGTCAAGTTTGAAGAGCTCAACATG gacCTGTTCCGTTCCACCATGAAGCCTGTGCAGAAAGTACTGGAAGACTCTGACCTGAAGAAGCCTGACATTGATGAGATTGTCTTGGTTGGAGGCTCCACCCGTATCCCCAAAATCCAGCAGCTGGTGAAGGAGTTCTTCAATGGCAAAGAGCCCTCCAGAGGCATCAACCCTGATGAGGCCGTGGCATTCGGAGCTGCTGTGCAGGCTGGAGTGCTTTCTGGAGAGGAGGACTCTG gagattttcttcttctggacGTGTGCCCCCTGACTCTTGGTATTGAGACTGTTGGAGGAGTGATGACTAAACTGATCCCCAGGAACACTGGGGTGCCTACAAAGAAATCCCAGATCTTCTCTACAGCTTCTGATAACCAGCCCACTGTCACCATTAAGGTTTATGAAG GTGAGCGTCCTCTCACAAAAGACAACCATCTGCTGGGCACATTCGACCTGACTGGAATCCCTCCCGCCCCTCGTGGTGTGCCACAGATTGAGGTCACCTTCGAGATCGATGTCAACGGTATCCTGCGTGTCACAGCCGAGGACAAAGGTACAGGCAACAAGAACAAGATCACCATCACAAACGACCAGAACCGCCTAACGCCAGAGGACATCGAGCGCATGGTGAACGATGCAGAGCGCTTCGCCGATGACGACAAGAAGCTGAAGGAGAGGATCGACGCCCGCAATGAGCTGGAGAGCTACGCTTACTCTCTGAAGAACCAGATCGGAGACAAGGAAAAGCTCGGCGGAAAGCTGTCGGATGAGGACAAAGAAATCATTGAGAAGGCAGTAGAGGAGAAGATTGAGTGGATGGAGTCACACCAGGAGGCTGAGCTGGAAGACTTCCAGGCTAAGAAGAAGGAGCTTGAGGAAGTGGTACAACCAATTATCAGCAAGCTTTACGGCAGTGCAGGAGGaccaccaccagagggcgcagAAGCCGAGCAAGACGAGAAGGATGAGTTGTAG
- the LOC110005609 gene encoding endoplasmic reticulum chaperone BiP-like isoform X2 has product MGFKDFFFHILEYKQAKMKLLWVVMLVAGTVFADDDDKKDSVGTVVGIDLGTTYSCVGVFKNGRVEIIANDQGSRITPSYVAFTSEGERLIGDAAKNQLTSNPENTVFDAKRLIGRTWGDSTVQQDIKYLPFKVTEKKSKPHIQVDIGGGTMKTFAPEEISAMVLTKMKETAEAYLGKKVTDAVVTVPAYFNDAQRQATKDAATIAGLNVMRIINEPTAAAIAYGLDKRDGEKNILVFDLGGGTFDVSLLTIDNGVFEVVSTSGDTHLGGEDFDQRVMEHFIKLYKKKTGKDVRKDNRAVQKLRREVEKAKRALSAQHQAHIEIESFFEGEDFSETLTRVKFEELNMDLFRSTMKPVQKVLEDSDLKKPDIDEIVLVGGSTRIPKIQQLVKEFFNGKEPSRGINPDEAVAFGAAVQAGVLSGEEDSDFLLLDVCPLTLGIETVGGVMTKLIPRNTGVPTKKSQIFSTASDNQPTVTIKVYEGERPLTKDNHLLGTFDLTGIPPAPRGVPQIEVTFEIDVNGILRVTAEDKGTGNKNKITITNDQNRLTPEDIERMVNDAERFADDDKKLKERIDARNELESYAYSLKNQIGDKEKLGGKLSDEDKEIIEKAVEEKIEWMESHQEAELEDFQAKKKELEEVVQPIISKLYGSAGGPPPEGAEAEQDEKDEL; this is encoded by the exons atgggattcaaag attttttttttcacatactgGAGTATAAACAAGCCAAGATGAAGCTGCTGTGGGTTGTAATGTTGGTGGCCGGCACCGTGTTCGCCGACGACGATGACAAGAAGGACAGCGTGGGGACTGTGGTTGGAATCGACCTCGGGACCACCTACTCATG tgTCGGAGTGTTCAAGAATGGGCGTGTGGAGATCATCGCCAATGACCAGGGTAGCCGCATCACTCCATCGTATGTGGCCTTCACCAGCGAGGGTGAGCGTCTGATTGGCGACGCTGCCAAGAACCAGCTGACGTCTAACCCTGAGAACACTGTCTTCGATGCCAAGAGGTTGATTGGGCGCACTTGGGGAGACTCGACTGTGCAGCAGGACATCAAGTACCTGCCGTTCAAA GTAACTGAGAAGAAGAGCAAGCCCCATATTCAGGTAGACATTGGTGGTGGCACGATGAAGACATTTGCTCCTGAGGAGATCTCTGCCATGGTGCTGACTAAAATGAAGGAGACTGCTGAGGCTTATTTGGGCAAGAAG GTTACAGATGCTGTGGTCACTGTCCCTGCCTATTTCAATGACGCCCAGCGTCAGGCCACTAAGGATGCTGCAACCATCGCTGGTCTGAATGTCATGAGAATCATCAATGAGCC aactgcTGCCGCCATTGCTTACGGTCTTGACAAGAGAGACGGCGAGAAGAACATTCTCGTTTTCGATCTTGGCGGTGGCACCTTCGACGTCTCCCTGCTGACCATCGACAACGGTGTGTTTGAGGTGGTGTCAACCAGTGGTGACACTCATCTTGGAGGTGAGGACTTCGACCAGCGCGTCATGGAGCACTTCATCAAGCTGTACAAGAAGAAGACCGGCAAAGATGTGCGCAAAGACAACAGGGCAGTGCAGAAGCTGCGTCGTGAGGTCGAGAAGGCAAAGAGGGCGCTGTCCGCTCAGCACCAGGCCCACATTGAGATCGAGTCCTTCTTTGAGGGAGAGGACTTCTCTGAGACCCTGACCCGTGTCAAGTTTGAAGAGCTCAACATG gacCTGTTCCGTTCCACCATGAAGCCTGTGCAGAAAGTACTGGAAGACTCTGACCTGAAGAAGCCTGACATTGATGAGATTGTCTTGGTTGGAGGCTCCACCCGTATCCCCAAAATCCAGCAGCTGGTGAAGGAGTTCTTCAATGGCAAAGAGCCCTCCAGAGGCATCAACCCTGATGAGGCCGTGGCATTCGGAGCTGCTGTGCAGGCTGGAGTGCTTTCTGGAGAGGAGGACTCTG attttcttcttctggacGTGTGCCCCCTGACTCTTGGTATTGAGACTGTTGGAGGAGTGATGACTAAACTGATCCCCAGGAACACTGGGGTGCCTACAAAGAAATCCCAGATCTTCTCTACAGCTTCTGATAACCAGCCCACTGTCACCATTAAGGTTTATGAAG GTGAGCGTCCTCTCACAAAAGACAACCATCTGCTGGGCACATTCGACCTGACTGGAATCCCTCCCGCCCCTCGTGGTGTGCCACAGATTGAGGTCACCTTCGAGATCGATGTCAACGGTATCCTGCGTGTCACAGCCGAGGACAAAGGTACAGGCAACAAGAACAAGATCACCATCACAAACGACCAGAACCGCCTAACGCCAGAGGACATCGAGCGCATGGTGAACGATGCAGAGCGCTTCGCCGATGACGACAAGAAGCTGAAGGAGAGGATCGACGCCCGCAATGAGCTGGAGAGCTACGCTTACTCTCTGAAGAACCAGATCGGAGACAAGGAAAAGCTCGGCGGAAAGCTGTCGGATGAGGACAAAGAAATCATTGAGAAGGCAGTAGAGGAGAAGATTGAGTGGATGGAGTCACACCAGGAGGCTGAGCTGGAAGACTTCCAGGCTAAGAAGAAGGAGCTTGAGGAAGTGGTACAACCAATTATCAGCAAGCTTTACGGCAGTGCAGGAGGaccaccaccagagggcgcagAAGCCGAGCAAGACGAGAAGGATGAGTTGTAG
- the LOC110005609 gene encoding endoplasmic reticulum chaperone BiP-like isoform X3 gives MKLLWVVMLVAGTVFADDDDKKDSVGTVVGIDLGTTYSCVGVFKNGRVEIIANDQGSRITPSYVAFTSEGERLIGDAAKNQLTSNPENTVFDAKRLIGRTWGDSTVQQDIKYLPFKVTEKKSKPHIQVDIGGGTMKTFAPEEISAMVLTKMKETAEAYLGKKVTDAVVTVPAYFNDAQRQATKDAATIAGLNVMRIINEPTAAAIAYGLDKRDGEKNILVFDLGGGTFDVSLLTIDNGVFEVVSTSGDTHLGGEDFDQRVMEHFIKLYKKKTGKDVRKDNRAVQKLRREVEKAKRALSAQHQAHIEIESFFEGEDFSETLTRVKFEELNMDLFRSTMKPVQKVLEDSDLKKPDIDEIVLVGGSTRIPKIQQLVKEFFNGKEPSRGINPDEAVAFGAAVQAGVLSGEEDSGDFLLLDVCPLTLGIETVGGVMTKLIPRNTGVPTKKSQIFSTASDNQPTVTIKVYEGERPLTKDNHLLGTFDLTGIPPAPRGVPQIEVTFEIDVNGILRVTAEDKGTGNKNKITITNDQNRLTPEDIERMVNDAERFADDDKKLKERIDARNELESYAYSLKNQIGDKEKLGGKLSDEDKEIIEKAVEEKIEWMESHQEAELEDFQAKKKELEEVVQPIISKLYGSAGGPPPEGAEAEQDEKDEL, from the exons ATGAAGCTGCTGTGGGTTGTAATGTTGGTGGCCGGCACCGTGTTCGCCGACGACGATGACAAGAAGGACAGCGTGGGGACTGTGGTTGGAATCGACCTCGGGACCACCTACTCATG tgTCGGAGTGTTCAAGAATGGGCGTGTGGAGATCATCGCCAATGACCAGGGTAGCCGCATCACTCCATCGTATGTGGCCTTCACCAGCGAGGGTGAGCGTCTGATTGGCGACGCTGCCAAGAACCAGCTGACGTCTAACCCTGAGAACACTGTCTTCGATGCCAAGAGGTTGATTGGGCGCACTTGGGGAGACTCGACTGTGCAGCAGGACATCAAGTACCTGCCGTTCAAA GTAACTGAGAAGAAGAGCAAGCCCCATATTCAGGTAGACATTGGTGGTGGCACGATGAAGACATTTGCTCCTGAGGAGATCTCTGCCATGGTGCTGACTAAAATGAAGGAGACTGCTGAGGCTTATTTGGGCAAGAAG GTTACAGATGCTGTGGTCACTGTCCCTGCCTATTTCAATGACGCCCAGCGTCAGGCCACTAAGGATGCTGCAACCATCGCTGGTCTGAATGTCATGAGAATCATCAATGAGCC aactgcTGCCGCCATTGCTTACGGTCTTGACAAGAGAGACGGCGAGAAGAACATTCTCGTTTTCGATCTTGGCGGTGGCACCTTCGACGTCTCCCTGCTGACCATCGACAACGGTGTGTTTGAGGTGGTGTCAACCAGTGGTGACACTCATCTTGGAGGTGAGGACTTCGACCAGCGCGTCATGGAGCACTTCATCAAGCTGTACAAGAAGAAGACCGGCAAAGATGTGCGCAAAGACAACAGGGCAGTGCAGAAGCTGCGTCGTGAGGTCGAGAAGGCAAAGAGGGCGCTGTCCGCTCAGCACCAGGCCCACATTGAGATCGAGTCCTTCTTTGAGGGAGAGGACTTCTCTGAGACCCTGACCCGTGTCAAGTTTGAAGAGCTCAACATG gacCTGTTCCGTTCCACCATGAAGCCTGTGCAGAAAGTACTGGAAGACTCTGACCTGAAGAAGCCTGACATTGATGAGATTGTCTTGGTTGGAGGCTCCACCCGTATCCCCAAAATCCAGCAGCTGGTGAAGGAGTTCTTCAATGGCAAAGAGCCCTCCAGAGGCATCAACCCTGATGAGGCCGTGGCATTCGGAGCTGCTGTGCAGGCTGGAGTGCTTTCTGGAGAGGAGGACTCTG gagattttcttcttctggacGTGTGCCCCCTGACTCTTGGTATTGAGACTGTTGGAGGAGTGATGACTAAACTGATCCCCAGGAACACTGGGGTGCCTACAAAGAAATCCCAGATCTTCTCTACAGCTTCTGATAACCAGCCCACTGTCACCATTAAGGTTTATGAAG GTGAGCGTCCTCTCACAAAAGACAACCATCTGCTGGGCACATTCGACCTGACTGGAATCCCTCCCGCCCCTCGTGGTGTGCCACAGATTGAGGTCACCTTCGAGATCGATGTCAACGGTATCCTGCGTGTCACAGCCGAGGACAAAGGTACAGGCAACAAGAACAAGATCACCATCACAAACGACCAGAACCGCCTAACGCCAGAGGACATCGAGCGCATGGTGAACGATGCAGAGCGCTTCGCCGATGACGACAAGAAGCTGAAGGAGAGGATCGACGCCCGCAATGAGCTGGAGAGCTACGCTTACTCTCTGAAGAACCAGATCGGAGACAAGGAAAAGCTCGGCGGAAAGCTGTCGGATGAGGACAAAGAAATCATTGAGAAGGCAGTAGAGGAGAAGATTGAGTGGATGGAGTCACACCAGGAGGCTGAGCTGGAAGACTTCCAGGCTAAGAAGAAGGAGCTTGAGGAAGTGGTACAACCAATTATCAGCAAGCTTTACGGCAGTGCAGGAGGaccaccaccagagggcgcagAAGCCGAGCAAGACGAGAAGGATGAGTTGTAG